The genomic interval ACCTTCGGTTAAAGCAACGTGGTACCAACGGTTCGCACCATCACCCCCACCCATTGCCAAGCGTAAAAATTTGGCTTGGCCATCATCAAGCGTAATGCCGGTTTTTAATTGCGCCATATTATCTTGACTCAACTCGCCCAGTATGCGGACAGCGTATTCACGTTCGACACCGTAACGTGGATGCATTAAGCGATTTGCTAACTCACCAGAAGTGGTAAAGAGCAATAAACCTTCAGTATTAAAATCTAAGCGGCCCACTGCAATCCAACGTCCTTGACGCGGCTTAGGCAAACGATCGAACACCGTTGGACGACCCTCTGGATCTGACTGGCTCACGATCTCGCCAGCAGGCTTGTGATACATGATGACGCGGGGTGGCTTAGTCTGAATCTTGCGATGAACTGGCTTACCGTTAATACGAACTTGATCTGTTGGGCCAACACGTTGACCAACGTGTGCAGGTAAACCATTTACTGAAACACGTCCTTGAATGATCAAGTTTTCCATATCACGACGTGAACCCATGCCAACATCACCCAGTACTTTATGCAACTTAACCGTATCTTCGTCATCAGCATCGTCATCCAAACCATCAAGGTCTGACCATACTTCATCACGCAAACTCAATGGCAAATTATCAACGTTAGCAAATTGCAAACTACTGACTTCATCTTCAGTTGGCGCATCTGGATCTTCGTCTTCGCGTGAACGTTGTGCACGTCGCTCTGCACCCGTCTGATGAGAGATCTCGCTTTCATTCACACCATCGTGGTTTTTAACTTTTTCAACTTCAGGCGCATCAAGAGCAGCATCAAACTCACCCGACACTACTGCAGCAAATAAGGCCTCGCTCTCCGCAGGGTTAGGAGCTAATTTAGAAGCTTGGTTATTACCTTGCTGGTTGCCACCTTCTCGCGGACCATTGGACTCACCACCCTCGCGGCGTGGTCGAGCTTTATTAAATGGACGCTTCTTGTTAAATGAGTGCTTACCAGAGCCTTGACGGCGAGGACGATGATTGCCTCGTTCTCCGCGCTCCCCACCCTCGACTTGCT from Polynucleobacter necessarius carries:
- a CDS encoding pseudouridine synthase, producing the protein MTSSNENDASPVVNPSANPTDSDVAVSQPDSQQVEGGERGERGNHRPRRQGSGKHSFNKKRPFNKARPRREGGESNGPREGGNQQGNNQASKLAPNPAESEALFAAVVSGEFDAALDAPEVEKVKNHDGVNESEISHQTGAERRAQRSREDEDPDAPTEDEVSSLQFANVDNLPLSLRDEVWSDLDGLDDDADDEDTVKLHKVLGDVGMGSRRDMENLIIQGRVSVNGLPAHVGQRVGPTDQVRINGKPVHRKIQTKPPRVIMYHKPAGEIVSQSDPEGRPTVFDRLPKPRQGRWIAVGRLDFNTEGLLLFTTSGELANRLMHPRYGVEREYAVRILGELSQDNMAQLKTGITLDDGQAKFLRLAMGGGDGANRWYHVALTEGRNREVRRMFEAVGHTVSRLIRTRYDIFLLPPRLRRGKWEEIEAGGIYNLMKSAGLKMPQPQDKSRSPNPNHRDRRPIGDDFQPDPMQTSVSYWGSRDALTLASGHNGLTHQGRGGKPGGGGSGDGHGPFRGRAQGGRSGQGGQGGQGQNRNKGKKVHHGQSAFVTGNPQSPGHAPKRGAPKGHKPFNKGSGKLRNPGESF